In the Thermodesulfovibrio yellowstonii DSM 11347 genome, one interval contains:
- a CDS encoding UDP-N-acetylmuramoyl-tripeptide--D-alanyl-D-alanine ligase, whose translation MFTLDDLLIATGGKLVSKGNEIFKEASIDTRTIGKNDLFFALKGSKKDGHEFVDEALIKASGAVVSKNEGMDFKNKTVVIVDDTLKSLQNLAGYLRKKFKGKIIAVVGSNGKTTTKELIASFLSKKYKILKTEGNFNNNIGVPLCISRIENNTEIMVLELGTNRPGDIKELCDIVYPDYALITNIGYEHIEGFGSIQGVREGELEILPYVKTVFANGDDKFLMDGLKRYSGQILTFGMSKECDFRAENINFYNDHVEFDFYSDIAAFAVKTPLVGIYNIYNLTGAIAVATFLGISKCSIQQITESFTSVKMRGEIIKINGVEIFFDAYNANPSSMKVALQELTRRKKGRRTVAVLGDMLELGEFTDLAHEEVGKWVNEMGIDIFIGVGKFIKNALRYVNGYVFNDPIQAAEFLKKELKGSEIVLIKGSRAMKLEKILEILKEGR comes from the coding sequence ATGTTTACCCTTGACGATTTATTGATAGCTACAGGAGGAAAATTAGTTTCAAAAGGAAATGAGATATTTAAAGAAGCATCAATTGATACAAGAACAATTGGCAAGAATGATCTTTTTTTTGCATTGAAAGGTTCAAAAAAAGATGGACATGAATTTGTAGATGAAGCTTTGATTAAGGCTTCTGGTGCAGTAGTTTCAAAAAATGAAGGCATGGATTTTAAAAATAAAACAGTAGTTATAGTGGATGACACTCTTAAGTCTTTACAAAATTTAGCAGGATATTTAAGAAAAAAATTTAAGGGAAAGATTATCGCAGTTGTAGGAAGCAATGGTAAGACAACAACAAAGGAATTGATTGCCAGTTTTTTATCAAAAAAATACAAAATTCTTAAAACTGAGGGAAATTTTAATAATAACATCGGAGTTCCGCTCTGCATCAGCAGGATTGAAAACAATACTGAAATTATGGTTCTTGAGCTTGGAACAAATAGACCTGGTGATATAAAAGAGCTTTGCGATATAGTATATCCAGATTATGCATTGATTACAAATATTGGATATGAACATATTGAAGGCTTTGGTTCAATTCAAGGAGTAAGAGAGGGAGAATTAGAAATACTTCCTTATGTTAAAACAGTTTTTGCCAATGGAGATGATAAATTCCTAATGGATGGGCTTAAAAGATACAGCGGACAAATTTTGACATTCGGAATGAGCAAAGAATGTGATTTTAGAGCTGAAAACATTAATTTTTATAATGATCATGTTGAATTTGATTTTTATAGTGATATTGCAGCCTTTGCAGTTAAAACTCCTTTAGTGGGGATTTATAATATTTACAATCTTACAGGAGCGATTGCTGTTGCTACTTTTTTAGGTATATCTAAATGTTCTATACAACAGATTACAGAAAGTTTCACTTCTGTGAAGATGCGTGGAGAAATAATCAAAATTAATGGAGTTGAAATATTTTTTGATGCTTACAATGCCAATCCTTCTTCAATGAAAGTCGCATTGCAGGAGCTTACAAGAAGGAAAAAAGGTAGACGGACAGTTGCTGTTTTAGGAGATATGCTCGAACTTGGAGAATTTACAGATTTAGCTCATGAAGAAGTTGGTAAATGGGTAAATGAGATGGGGATAGATATTTTTATTGGAGTGGGAAAGTTTATAAAAAATGCATTAAGATATGTTAATGGATATGTTTTTAACGATCCTATACAGGCGGCAGAGTTTTTAAAAAAAGAACTCAAGGGTTCTGAAATTGTTTTAATCAAAGGTTCAAGGGCTATGAAGCTGGAGAAGATTCTTGAGATTTTGAAAGAAGGGAGATAG
- a CDS encoding UDP-N-acetylmuramoyl-L-alanyl-D-glutamate--2,6-diaminopimelate ligase — protein MILKELLRSDFNVKGDINKNIDYITYNSKDVKEASLFFAVSGQKADGHFFIEEAIKKGAKAVVYETGHFMPSEYADVTWIGVNDSRDALSWISSKFYGNPSERLKIIGITGTNGKTTTSYLIREILKRYDKKTGVIGTIKYLIDNEEKVAVHTTPEAPEFQELLHEMLVKGVEYVITEVSSHALALKRVDYTKFDIAVFTNLSRDHLDFHKDMEDYFNAKKRLFTELLKNEGVAVINFDDVYGRRLAEQLNTKKITYSIENPQADIYVKNYRLNFKETEINLHIKKEKELVVKTHLLGIPNIYNVISAVSVAVALNIPFDIIESAISDAHSPDGRFERVDEGQDFLVFVDYAHSPDALERLLISVRKLKEEISKNGKIVTVFGCGGNRDRGKRPQMGKIATELSDYVILTSDNPRWEEPREIIKEIEEGILKDNYIVVPDRTMSLYIGTKICKKGDILIVAGKGHEDYQEIKGKRYPFSDREILVKALRELR, from the coding sequence ATGATTTTAAAAGAACTTTTAAGGAGTGATTTTAATGTTAAGGGAGATATAAACAAAAATATAGATTACATAACCTATAATTCTAAGGATGTAAAAGAAGCAAGTCTTTTTTTTGCAGTATCAGGACAGAAAGCAGATGGGCATTTTTTTATTGAGGAAGCAATAAAAAAAGGAGCAAAAGCTGTTGTTTATGAGACAGGACACTTTATGCCTTCCGAGTATGCAGATGTTACATGGATAGGTGTTAATGATTCAAGAGACGCTCTTTCATGGATTAGTTCAAAATTTTATGGAAATCCATCTGAAAGACTTAAAATTATTGGAATAACAGGCACAAATGGAAAAACAACAACATCATATCTTATAAGAGAAATACTCAAAAGATATGACAAAAAAACCGGAGTTATTGGAACAATAAAATATTTGATTGACAATGAGGAGAAAGTTGCTGTTCACACAACTCCAGAAGCTCCTGAGTTTCAAGAGCTTCTCCATGAAATGCTCGTCAAAGGCGTAGAATATGTCATTACAGAGGTGTCTTCGCATGCTCTTGCTTTAAAGAGAGTTGATTACACAAAATTTGATATCGCAGTATTTACAAATCTTTCAAGGGACCATCTTGATTTTCATAAAGATATGGAAGATTACTTCAATGCTAAAAAAAGGCTATTTACTGAGTTGCTTAAAAACGAAGGAGTTGCGGTTATCAATTTTGATGATGTCTATGGAAGAAGGTTGGCAGAACAGTTGAACACTAAAAAAATTACTTACTCAATAGAAAATCCTCAGGCAGATATTTATGTTAAAAACTACAGACTAAACTTTAAAGAGACAGAGATTAATCTTCATATTAAGAAGGAAAAGGAATTAGTTGTAAAAACTCATCTTTTAGGTATTCCTAATATTTATAATGTTATTTCCGCAGTATCAGTTGCTGTAGCTTTGAATATTCCCTTTGATATTATTGAATCTGCGATTTCAGATGCTCATTCTCCAGATGGAAGATTTGAGAGAGTTGATGAAGGACAGGATTTTCTTGTTTTTGTTGATTATGCTCATTCACCAGATGCTCTTGAAAGATTGCTTATAAGTGTAAGAAAACTTAAAGAAGAGATATCAAAAAATGGAAAGATAGTAACAGTTTTCGGTTGTGGTGGAAATCGGGATAGAGGAAAAAGACCCCAGATGGGTAAAATTGCTACTGAATTAAGTGATTATGTAATTCTTACCTCAGACAATCCGAGATGGGAAGAACCAAGAGAAATAATCAAAGAAATTGAAGAAGGTATTTTAAAAGACAACTACATTGTTGTTCCTGACAGAACCATGAGTTTATATATAGGAACAAAGATATGTAAAAAGGGAGACATTCTAATTGTTGCTGGCAAAGGACATGAAGATTATCAGGAAATAAAAGGGAAAAGATATCCTTTCAGCGATAGAGAAATTCTTGTAAAAGCCTTAAGAGAGTTGAGGTAA